In the Helicobacter typhlonius genome, one interval contains:
- a CDS encoding thermonuclease family protein gives MKFIKSKIKKKHILTFCLIILGVIISQFSNFNLAYLMPSKEVQGSIIKVYDGDTLTILHNGEKFKVRLYGIDAPESNQSYGKEATSHLLTLCPIGSNATLKIKDKDKYNRIVAIVFCNDIDVNANLVENGFAWAYKEYSNAYTHLEIKARLAHKGLWKDSNPIKPSVFRKQQ, from the coding sequence ATGAAATTTATAAAGAGCAAAATTAAGAAAAAACACATTTTAACATTTTGCTTGATTATTCTTGGCGTAATTATTAGCCAATTTAGCAATTTTAATCTTGCCTATCTTATGCCAAGTAAAGAAGTGCAAGGAAGTATTATTAAGGTTTATGATGGCGATACTCTAACAATACTTCATAATGGAGAGAAGTTTAAAGTAAGGCTTTATGGCATTGATGCACCAGAATCTAACCAAAGCTATGGCAAAGAGGCTACATCTCATCTTTTAACTCTTTGCCCCATAGGAAGTAATGCCACACTGAAAATCAAAGATAAAGATAAATACAACAGAATTGTAGCCATAGTCTTTTGCAATGATATTGATGTCAATGCAAACTTAGTAGAAAATGGTTTTGCTTGGGCTTATAAAGAATATTCTAATGCTTACACTCATTTAGAAATAAAAGCAAGATTAGCTCATAAAGGCTTATGGAAAGATTCTAATCCTATAAAACCGAGTGTGTTTAGGAAGCAGCAGTAG
- a CDS encoding TrbI/VirB10 family protein: protein MENREANSNVLLESEGGSKRIIGVVAIVGGALFILLLILLSLSFGSDSGDKEKDENNKNALNMLNANNNDLGNEAEFGQDNGFMEVESSGKGLLNDLGLEQNSNDLVDSVKNNQTFEPQLTFNENFGNQSPKEEQPWWLTKDGFMKPRIIKGSSAGVISPRGGEAAKESNEQQKKQDKLNPAEMEQKTLQALNNMLDQTKNIDYNALMSANAEAQAAAGLSGMDFGSDTSYRQNTDFKGEVYQPTSAFYSPFNQSLLLPKNTYIPCSLQTKIVSELKGSIGCIVASDIYSANGQTLLIEKGSQISGSYTNADVTDGSSRLYVIWSEIRTPNNIVIPVDSGGVDALGGAGIEGNRDNHYATRFGAAILLSVIDGTIKSLGQYVNAQIAPNAQMYSPMQANQLANTALRQTINIKPTIYRNHGDLVGVYVNKDIDFSKVYQLRLRSKK, encoded by the coding sequence ATGGAAAATAGAGAGGCAAATAGCAATGTTCTCTTAGAAAGTGAGGGTGGAAGTAAGCGTATAATAGGCGTAGTAGCAATAGTAGGCGGTGCGTTATTTATCTTGTTGTTGATATTACTAAGCTTGAGTTTTGGTAGTGATTCGGGTGATAAAGAAAAAGATGAAAACAACAAAAATGCCCTCAATATGCTTAATGCAAACAATAATGACTTAGGTAACGAAGCTGAATTTGGGCAGGACAATGGCTTTATGGAGGTTGAATCTAGTGGTAAAGGGTTATTAAATGATTTGGGTTTAGAACAAAATAGCAATGACTTGGTTGATAGTGTAAAAAACAATCAAACATTTGAGCCACAGCTAACTTTTAATGAAAATTTTGGCAATCAATCCCCAAAGGAAGAACAACCTTGGTGGCTTACAAAAGATGGTTTTATGAAGCCACGAATTATAAAAGGTTCTAGTGCTGGAGTAATAAGCCCACGCGGTGGCGAAGCAGCAAAAGAATCTAACGAACAACAAAAGAAACAAGATAAGCTAAACCCAGCAGAAATGGAGCAAAAGACACTTCAAGCATTAAATAATATGCTAGACCAAACCAAAAATATAGATTATAACGCGCTAATGAGTGCAAATGCTGAAGCACAAGCTGCTGCTGGTTTAAGTGGTATGGATTTTGGCAGTGATACTTCATATAGACAAAATACCGACTTTAAAGGTGAAGTTTATCAACCTACAAGTGCATTTTATAGTCCATTTAATCAATCATTGCTCTTACCTAAAAACACTTATATCCCTTGTAGTTTGCAAACTAAAATTGTAAGTGAATTAAAAGGGAGTATAGGCTGCATAGTAGCAAGTGATATTTATTCAGCAAATGGACAAACACTTTTAATAGAAAAAGGCAGCCAAATAAGCGGCAGTTACACAAATGCAGATGTAACAGATGGTAGCTCAAGGCTTTATGTGATATGGAGTGAGATAAGAACACCAAATAATATTGTTATTCCTGTGGATAGCGGTGGAGTAGATGCTCTAGGTGGAGCAGGTATTGAGGGTAATAGGGATAACCATTATGCAACAAGATTTGGTGCTGCCATTCTACTAAGTGTTATTGATGGCACAATTAAATCACTTGGGCAATATGTGAATGCCCAAATTGCGCCAAATGCTCAAATGTATAGCCCTATGCAAGCAAATCAATTGGCAAATACAGCTCTGCGCCAAACTATAAACATAAAACCTACTATTTATCGTAATCACGGCGACTTAGTCGGAGTGTATGTCAATAAAGATATAGATTTTAGTAAGGTGTATCAGCTGCGCCTAAGGAGCAAAAAATGA
- the virB11 gene encoding P-type DNA transfer ATPase VirB11, with translation MSVSLQKYADNLFGKYLKEDSINEICYNGDDLIWFQNTSGEWQCESTHITYENAEAFAQAAASYKEDQIDKARPILSCVLVSGERVQIVLPPASKKDHISITIRKPSRTRFVMSDFSKQGLFSEIKPISHTLSQKDSELLSLYEKGEYERFISSAVAYGKNVIICGETGSGKTTFMKSLIDFIPLDSRLITIEDVEEIVFFTHKNFVQLFYPSEAKSDDFLNSATLLKSCLRMKPDRILLAELRGAETYDFINVLSSGHGGSLTSCHAGNSADCFKRLAMMILQNPQGQKIPYEQIMAMLQDLIDVIVHIYAHNGKRRISEIYFKEAMR, from the coding sequence ATGAGTGTAAGTTTGCAAAAATATGCTGATAATTTATTTGGCAAGTATTTAAAAGAAGATTCAATCAATGAGATTTGCTACAACGGAGATGATCTTATTTGGTTTCAAAATACAAGTGGCGAATGGCAGTGCGAATCTACACATATAACCTATGAAAATGCCGAAGCATTTGCTCAAGCAGCTGCAAGCTACAAAGAAGACCAAATAGACAAGGCAAGACCTATTCTAAGCTGTGTATTGGTAAGTGGCGAAAGGGTGCAAATCGTATTGCCTCCCGCAAGTAAAAAAGACCATATTTCAATCACTATTAGAAAACCTAGCCGCACAAGATTTGTAATGAGTGATTTTTCTAAACAGGGACTCTTTAGTGAGATAAAGCCAATTAGCCATACTTTAAGCCAAAAAGATAGTGAGCTGCTAAGCTTATATGAAAAAGGTGAGTATGAGAGATTTATAAGCAGTGCTGTCGCCTATGGCAAAAATGTAATTATCTGTGGCGAAACAGGTAGCGGTAAAACCACCTTTATGAAAAGTCTCATAGATTTTATTCCGCTAGATTCAAGGCTCATAACCATTGAAGATGTGGAGGAAATTGTATTTTTTACACATAAAAACTTTGTGCAACTTTTTTATCCAAGTGAAGCAAAGAGTGATGATTTCTTAAATTCAGCAACACTTCTTAAAAGCTGTTTGCGTATGAAGCCTGACCGCATTTTATTAGCAGAGCTTCGTGGAGCTGAAACCTATGATTTTATCAATGTTTTAAGCTCTGGACACGGAGGAAGTCTTACAAGCTGCCACGCTGGGAATAGCGCAGATTGCTTTAAACGCCTTGCAATGATGATATTGCAAAATCCTCAAGGACAAAAAATACCTTACGAACAGATTATGGCAATGCTACAAGACCTCATAGATGTAATTGTCCATATTTATGCACACAATGGAAAGCGTAGGATTAGTGAAATTTATTTCAAAGAGGCTATGCGATGA
- a CDS encoding DNA topoisomerase: protein MRLFIAEKPDLAKAIAAALNGELKNYSNKGVGYYIKGNDYITWSFGHLLELYKPEDYKAEWKKWDINDLPFNIAKYEYKPLEQSEKQLKEISKLIHKKEINEIMHCGDSDDEGQILIDEILDYAKNTKPVKRVLINDITPEAVRDEIRKARPNSEFKTMSDRGFARSIADWIVGINLTRAYTCAYRAKGGDNTLRVGRVMTPILSLIVDRDLQNENFKSIDYYSLNGEFEVDSTLIKANLKTEQKILDKAEVEKIKTHIESKQFTLKLTKTPKKEYPPLPYNLLILQTEAAKLYGYSPKDTLSFTQTLREKYKAISYNRSDCQYLPEKIYEQSKGILEAVKSNIGEQDFLSKANLTIKSKAFNDKNLSAHYGIIPLNSRFEFDKLSQTEKNIYTLITKRFAMQFYEAREYIAYSVELECEGIKFSASAAKTTKSGFRSIFNEENDDDNEKELDLENIKSNTATLKSSEVKTLQTKPLPQYTMTTLLKDLNQVAKYVKNENIKKLLIEKDKDKKGESGGIGTPATRSEMIDKLITQGFITCSKDKKQSIKATQLGRDLIKSVSPMLSNPDMTALWFEYQKSIEKGEMSKESFLNDVLDSVKAEIENIKKANLDIKIAGVIMCPKCKKGHLRRIKSVKSAFYGCSEFNNGCKFTAIEKNGKPVLNVISK from the coding sequence ATGAGACTTTTTATAGCAGAAAAACCTGATTTGGCAAAGGCAATAGCAGCAGCATTAAATGGCGAATTAAAAAACTATTCTAATAAGGGTGTAGGATACTATATAAAAGGTAATGATTATATTACTTGGAGTTTTGGGCATTTGCTTGAACTTTATAAACCAGAGGATTATAAAGCAGAATGGAAAAAGTGGGATATAAACGATTTGCCATTTAATATTGCAAAGTATGAGTATAAGCCATTGGAACAGAGTGAAAAACAACTCAAGGAAATAAGTAAGCTTATCCATAAAAAAGAAATAAATGAAATTATGCACTGCGGGGATAGTGATGATGAAGGACAGATTCTCATAGACGAGATTTTGGATTATGCCAAAAACACTAAGCCTGTAAAACGAGTGTTGATAAATGATATTACACCTGAAGCAGTGCGTGATGAGATAAGAAAAGCACGACCAAATAGCGAATTTAAAACAATGAGTGATAGAGGATTTGCAAGAAGTATTGCAGATTGGATAGTAGGAATAAATCTAACAAGAGCTTATACCTGTGCTTATCGTGCTAAGGGTGGAGACAATACGCTAAGAGTTGGACGAGTGATGACGCCTATTCTTAGCCTTATTGTAGATAGAGACTTGCAAAATGAGAACTTTAAGAGTATAGATTATTATAGTCTAAATGGAGAATTTGAAGTAGATTCAACGCTTATTAAAGCAAATCTAAAAACAGAACAAAAGATTTTAGATAAAGCAGAGGTTGAAAAGATAAAAACACATATAGAATCTAAACAATTTACTTTAAAGCTTACAAAAACACCAAAAAAAGAATATCCTCCCCTACCCTATAATCTTTTAATTCTGCAAACAGAAGCAGCAAAGCTTTATGGCTACTCTCCTAAAGATACACTTAGCTTTACACAAACACTAAGAGAAAAATATAAAGCAATAAGCTATAACAGAAGCGATTGCCAATATTTGCCAGAAAAGATTTATGAACAAAGCAAAGGGATTTTAGAAGCAGTGAAGTCAAATATAGGCGAACAAGACTTTCTAAGTAAGGCAAATCTAACTATCAAAAGCAAAGCGTTTAATGATAAAAATCTCTCTGCTCACTATGGGATAATTCCACTTAATAGCAGGTTTGAGTTTGATAAGTTAAGCCAAACAGAGAAAAATATCTATACACTTATCACCAAACGCTTTGCTATGCAGTTTTATGAAGCAAGGGAATATATCGCTTACAGCGTAGAGCTAGAATGTGAGGGTATAAAATTTAGTGCAAGTGCAGCCAAAACTACCAAAAGTGGATTTAGGAGCATATTTAATGAAGAAAATGATGATGACAATGAAAAGGAACTAGATTTAGAAAATATCAAAAGCAACACTGCCACTTTAAAATCTAGTGAGGTTAAAACACTCCAAACAAAACCTTTACCACAATATACAATGACTACGCTTCTTAAAGATTTAAATCAAGTAGCAAAATATGTAAAAAATGAAAATATTAAAAAGCTACTCATTGAAAAAGATAAAGACAAAAAAGGTGAAAGTGGCGGCATAGGCACACCAGCTACAAGAAGCGAGATGATAGATAAGCTTATTACACAAGGATTCATCACTTGCAGTAAAGACAAAAAGCAAAGCATTAAAGCCACACAACTTGGACGTGATTTAATAAAGAGTGTTAGTCCTATGCTCTCTAATCCTGATATGACTGCCTTGTGGTTCGAATATCAAAAAAGCATTGAAAAAGGAGAGATGAGTAAAGAGAGCTTTTTGAATGATGTGTTAGATTCCGTAAAAGCTGAAATTGAGAATATCAAAAAAGCAAATTTAGATATAAAAATTGCTGGGGTAATAATGTGCCCAAAATGTAAAAAGGGGCATTTGCGCAGAATCAAAAGTGTCAAGAGTGCATTTTATGGGTGTAGTGAGTTCAATAATGGGTGTAAATTTACAGCAATAGAGAAAAATGGAAAACCAGTCTTGAATGTAATAAGTAAATAA
- a CDS encoding cag pathogenicity island Cag12 family protein encodes MKKSLICGAAIVAMVAISGCSKKPVRIEWGATSQSINNALLEERYSFVPKDKKLKESNWAYEVEAQAKGDYLFENNQMVKVFLLAHNADKIIILGEKNLALQYRNYFKANGVTAYVDVQPIDLARGLRDRVKIMFFSSKAMLDDDKEVNPLIINPIEEPNYPINSQSSRESINEY; translated from the coding sequence ATGAAAAAGAGTTTGATTTGCGGTGCTGCAATAGTGGCAATGGTAGCAATTAGTGGCTGTAGCAAAAAGCCTGTAAGGATAGAGTGGGGAGCGACATCTCAAAGCATTAACAATGCGCTTTTAGAAGAACGATACAGCTTTGTCCCAAAGGATAAAAAGCTGAAAGAAAGCAATTGGGCGTATGAAGTGGAAGCACAAGCAAAGGGTGATTATTTGTTTGAAAATAATCAAATGGTAAAAGTCTTTTTACTTGCACACAATGCTGATAAAATCATTATTTTGGGTGAAAAGAATCTAGCCCTGCAATATCGCAATTATTTTAAAGCAAATGGTGTAACTGCATATGTAGATGTGCAACCTATTGATTTGGCTAGAGGTTTAAGAGACAGAGTCAAAATAATGTTTTTTAGCTCTAAGGCTATGCTTGATGATGATAAAGAAGTAAATCCATTAATCATTAATCCCATAGAAGAGCCAAACTATCCCATAAATTCACAAAGCAGCAGAGAATCCATAAATGAATACTGA
- a CDS encoding type IV secretory system conjugative DNA transfer family protein, whose translation MKDNNLAKAAFLSIPLLAISWIFSGFIVLIINKVPIAKLIQVWHLNFIYEAIDKGYPNAWLSLIIAIVLSVLMLVSAIVFMQQKESLHGEARFANINEIRKAGLFGDKNNNVKRGIIIGKYGDKFLKFGGAQFVALGAPTRSGKGVGIVIPNLLEWAESAVVQDIKQECFDYTSRYRAEKLDNEVFLFNPFSSRTHRYNPFTYIDMLDTEHCDSQLMDLANIIYPSDGKDAFWSQQAQNLFIGLCYLYKDLALSEDGRAFLTLYGLKAEFNFYGLLQLSKGFEFKVGDNEVKGFEETYRFLKELDIISEATNRRLSTYFNVDSDNTKSSIMASFNAPISSFESDTLRLSTATSDFDLRELRKKKMTIYIGITPDQLANAQFILNIFWSQLILLNTKELPQQNKNLKYATLLLMDEFTAPGRIPVLQKGVSFIAGYNLRLLTIYQSLSQLETPVPDGYGKEGAKTLLTNHACQIFYAPREQEDAEAISKILGNKTVKQTSRSHNHGGSGGGSRSISETHRALMLPQELREMPFEKELITIDSGKPILANKAFYYSDYYFMDKFKAVSESLKDIKGIPSRDELENAILQGECNIKIPIQKEQ comes from the coding sequence ATGAAAGATAATAATCTAGCAAAAGCTGCCTTTTTAAGCATTCCACTTTTGGCTATAAGTTGGATTTTTAGTGGCTTTATAGTGCTTATCATCAATAAAGTTCCTATAGCAAAACTGATTCAAGTATGGCATTTAAATTTTATTTATGAAGCCATAGATAAAGGCTATCCAAATGCGTGGCTATCACTTATAATAGCAATTGTTTTAAGTGTGCTTATGTTAGTGTCGGCAATTGTCTTTATGCAACAAAAAGAGAGTTTGCACGGTGAAGCAAGATTTGCTAATATCAATGAGATTCGTAAAGCTGGGCTTTTTGGCGATAAAAACAATAATGTTAAGCGCGGCATTATTATTGGTAAGTATGGTGATAAGTTTTTGAAATTTGGCGGAGCGCAGTTTGTCGCGCTTGGTGCGCCTACACGAAGCGGAAAAGGTGTAGGGATTGTCATTCCTAATCTTTTAGAGTGGGCAGAATCTGCTGTGGTGCAGGATATTAAGCAAGAGTGCTTTGATTATACGAGTCGTTATCGTGCAGAAAAGCTGGATAATGAAGTATTTTTGTTTAATCCATTTTCATCTCGCACTCATCGCTACAATCCTTTTACTTATATTGATATGCTAGATACAGAGCATTGTGATTCGCAGCTTATGGATTTAGCAAATATTATCTATCCAAGTGATGGTAAAGATGCCTTTTGGAGTCAGCAAGCACAGAATCTCTTTATAGGACTTTGTTATCTCTATAAAGATTTAGCATTAAGTGAAGATGGTAGAGCATTTTTAACATTGTATGGACTAAAGGCAGAGTTTAATTTCTATGGACTTTTGCAACTAAGCAAAGGTTTTGAATTTAAAGTGGGTGATAATGAAGTCAAGGGTTTTGAGGAGACTTATAGATTCTTAAAAGAGCTAGATATTATTAGTGAAGCGACAAATCGCCGCCTTAGCACATATTTTAATGTGGATAGTGATAATACAAAATCAAGCATAATGGCAAGTTTTAATGCGCCAATTAGCTCATTTGAAAGTGATACATTAAGACTATCAACAGCTACAAGTGATTTTGACTTAAGAGAATTGCGTAAGAAAAAAATGACTATTTATATAGGCATTACACCTGACCAATTAGCAAATGCACAATTTATACTTAATATTTTTTGGTCCCAGCTCATTCTCTTAAACACCAAAGAATTGCCACAGCAAAACAAAAATTTGAAATATGCAACACTTTTGCTTATGGACGAATTTACTGCACCGGGCAGAATCCCTGTGTTACAAAAAGGTGTTAGCTTTATTGCTGGATACAACTTACGACTACTTACCATTTATCAATCACTATCCCAACTAGAAACACCTGTTCCAGATGGTTATGGCAAGGAGGGAGCAAAAACACTCTTAACAAATCACGCGTGTCAAATTTTCTATGCACCAAGAGAGCAAGAAGACGCGGAAGCTATTAGTAAGATTCTAGGCAATAAAACAGTTAAACAAACAAGTAGAAGCCATAATCACGGCGGAAGTGGTGGCGGTAGTCGCAGTATTAGCGAAACTCATCGCGCATTAATGTTGCCACAAGAATTGAGAGAAATGCCATTTGAAAAAGAACTCATTACCATTGATAGTGGCAAACCAATACTTGCAAATAAGGCATTTTATTACAGCGATTACTACTTTATGGATAAGTTTAAAGCAGTCAGCGAATCGCTAAAAGATATTAAAGGCATACCTAGCAGAGATGAGCTAGAGAATGCAATCCTACAAGGAGAGTGCAACATTAAAATACCAATTCAAAAGGAGCAATAA